In Ornithodoros turicata isolate Travis chromosome 1, ASM3712646v1, whole genome shotgun sequence, the DNA window CGTAGTACCCCCATACATGTTTGCCCACACACAACGTCTGCGACAAATTTGTACAATAATGGGAATGCCAAACAAATAATCTCACTGAAGCACTTATTACAGTGGACCAGCCACACCTTGACGTATTAACTTTATAACTCGgcgacagaaagaaaaaagaagaggaagggTGCACTGCTGGTAGAGTGCATATGATGGGGCATTGTAGGTGCGctggagcacagcgctcatttcacgtcagagggccacgtgatttggagcgatggagatgattggagtagttGCCgatcagctggccagataaaccgctttccggcccagataagggccagttctcacttggcgacgccggACGCGGCGGCCTGtacgggcggcggaagtagaggcgcattttcgccgccccgtcagcgcgcacgattttcatgttctcACCACACTGGCATTCcatcgtccaaagcagacgaaaaattaggaggcgtggcctttctgtgtcacctaattggtcgccagctgtcgttctcggcagctctcgcctactctcgccgacgtcgcgaaagaaggtcggcatggcagttttttttggctcgacgtctctcctctcccgactccggaaatgcgcgtctatttccaccgcccgctcacgacaccagctccggtggcgcagcggtaacgcgtgcgcttggagactggaaggtccgcggttcgaatccgctggggtttttcctgggtttccctcagatgtgtaataggcgtatgccggcacagttcccctgaagtcggcccatggacgcagcttccacttcaccctctccaccacccttcccttcccgagaaacatgccgcctaatcaggcaggcagacctctcggttcctcctaTCCTATCACAGGGACCCCCCTGGCGACCAACCAAAAGACTTTTATGGAGAAGTGCAATGTGTTGTTGGGAGACTATattgaaaaatataaaaatataagttgTTACCTTCCTACTTAGGTAGATAAATTATTGAATGCTCCTCGTATGTAACCAAAGTCAAACATAAGATCTGTACAAAAGTGATTTATTGatgcacacataaaaaaaaaagaaaaagaggaaccCTTATATTTACATTACAAATGACAGCATGATTTATGAACAGCCGAGTTACTGGGCAAAAGTTGCCAGCACTCAGCATCTCGTCCCACAGTGACACTCTCCAACCCCCCACGGCCCATGTTTGCGTTCCTACTGATtaacaggcacaaaacttgtcCATTTTGCTCATTACATGAGGGCAGTTGCAGTTGCAGAGTCTGGGAAAAGACCGTGGTAGCTCAACACCGGCACATAGGCAGCTGTGATAATTCGTCCTGCAACATAAGCAGAGAGTAATTCTCAGTGACAGAAAAAATGACCCACAAAGCTAATTTGTAGAGCAGGAGATGCTGACTAACTGCACAGCATGCTTAGCAAATGCCTCACCAGCAAACCATCGTCCATGCAGGGCATTGACAGAAGCCACAGCGGAGGAGATGGTCGGGCACTTGACATAAACGTGTCCTTCGGGGGAGGCCTTGTCAACATACACGTGCAGAGCACCACCATGTTTCCGGCACTCCTCTACTACGTCGTTGCGGATCTCCTCATCCCACGTTGGATTTGTTTCACTGAGAAAAGTTCAAATGCACGCTTCAGATACTGTGTGGAAATAGCAAAACGTAGCAATAGCAGTCTACGCTGCAGCAACTTAGAAACTCACGTGAACGGATCAAACATGTTGGAGAGCATGAAGCACTGAGTAGCAATAGTTGGGGTAGCCTGTGGCTGGCCTGGAAGGCCCAGGGGGTTCATCTGAAGAGCATTCACTGCCGCCTGGGGAATTTGAAATCCCGTGCCTAGAGCATGACAAAAACGAGCCTATGTAATGGAGGTACAAAGGCAACATACTGCTGTCCAACATACCCTCAGCTAACTTGGCCATCAACTGGAGGCGTCCAGTAGCCCCTAAATCAATACCCGATCGATCAAGTTCTTCACTGTCCAAGAAGGATGGTGCCTGCGAGGCATCAGTACGCTCCGTGACGTGTCCCACCTTCATTGGCCTGCCTGCTAGCTCAAAGCCATTCAGCTGTTCCAGGGCCTTCTTCGCATCTTCAGCATCGTGGAACTGCACAATGCATAAAGTGATTGACATTTACTACCCCTTCCTGATGAGGTTATTTGCTGCCTACACCAATGAATTCCAGTAGCACAAAACTTTACTACTTACTGTGATGAATCCGTACCCTTTTGACCGATTGGTCTCCATATCCCTGATGAGCTCAATTTTGTCTATCTGCAAGCATCAAAACATTTCTCAACTCAAATCATATTTCTCCTATGATCAGACAGAAGAGACTAAGCACATGTTAGGCAAATTACAGCTTCCAAAAACCCTTCTCTATTTGGATGGACGACCTGTAAATCTAAACCTTGGCATTTTAACTTTGTTATGCAACAACTCTAAAATTCATAGCAATGAAGTCATGTAGTCCGGACAAGGCAAGTGTATGACTTACGCACAGAACCTTGGAAATAGGCTGATCATCAGCTTAAAGGGTTGTGAAACCACTTCCAAACTTTTGAAGAAATCATGTTGTAAATGTTGATTTATGTGTGCTAAACAGACATATCGAAACCCTGTCTCTGTGCAATTGCGTGTTTCAAAGCTATTACACTCCTAAGACCACGTGCTGTGCAGGCTCCTCCTTCGCTCTCAACTCTTAACCAATTTTTGTCGTGATGCATTATGGCGGAGACAGCAAGCGAGCTGTTTTCCCGTCCAAGGGCAAGCGTGCATGGATTGAACGCCACTTCCCGTTTGTCTGGCGGCATCTCTTGGCGCCACCATCAATAATGGcttaaaggaaaaaataaaaaatgccgTTTTAATTTACATAATGAATCGATGGACTGTAATGTAAAAAACAGAGCCAAACATATAATGGGTTGCATATGGTTTCTCAACCATTTTAACTGATGCGTAAATACTCACATTATGTTACTGATTTGTGAAAACATTTATGACAGCAGTGCACAAAGTCACTTGTTTGCTAAGAAGCTCATTTACCTTCCCAAAGGGTTCAAAAATCCCCCTTAGCATCTCTTCAGTGATGTTGAAATGCAGGGAGCCCACATAGAGGCGCATAGGTCCCACGGTGCCCCTCTGTAGCGTAGTGGCATTTGCTGCTGCCCTGTTTCGCTCTGCCTGGGTGGGCTGTACTATGATTGGTACCCCATACAGCTTCTGTCCACTCAGACCCATTGCCTGCATAATAGATCACAAATGGCACAGTGGAGTTAAAACAGACATACAAAGGACAAAAGCACTGTACTGGCATTCCTCCATTGCAACACTTCTGAACGCACAAAAGTATTGTGTATGTAGAGGATTTCGCTTGCTGAGCTGTCCAAGGCAAATGCCCCAAAACCCACGCGCCAGTAGACACAACCGTAAAGACTATGAATTCAGACAAGAAATGCTGCATGAGCCTGCACATATGACATGCTGTGCTGAATTTGGTGCTTTGTGCCCATATTGGTGGATGAATATGTACTTTGGAAAGTTCGTGGCAAGATGTGGCAATTAAAGCTAACTTCCTTATTTATAATACAAACTTAACCAAATTTGGTGTGCTTATGTATTTCAGCACCAGTATCTCAATGCAACAATCAGTTTCTGAATATCTCTTTCACTTGTTGAGTTATAGGCATAAGCATACTGTCTAACGAGcctcttgattgattgattaattgtgttGAAATTTCACTATATTTTTATGTCAAAACATTACTAAGGGCCTGCCCTGTGCAATAAagcttttattttttctccCCATCTCATTTATTACTAGCCAAAGTTTAAATACCCCTTGTCCTGTTTTTCTAGAGATATACTGCTTAACAAAAAGGGCTTTACAAAATTTTCCGTATGAGATAAATAATAACTAATAGCTTTATTGCACTCCTTAATGTGTCTGGAACTCCATGTAACAGGGAGGAAGCCTCTATTTTCAATCGTACAGATATGGTGAAGCTCGCCGTGATGACAATCAGATGCAAATGAAAAGCTGAGAAAACCAGCTCCGAAGTTTCATTTGCTCTATTTGTTACAAATCGCTACAGCAGCTCTCCAAAACCCACCAGGACAATAGCCTTTCTAGTCACGCAGCTTTCTCAGAGCCTAATATTACGTAAAATCAATGTCATCGTGCTTTATAAACTCCCCGGAACAGCTGACGCGGCACGGAACATCGAGGAAAGCGCGCATTTTGAACGGGGCGCGCCGCCTCCGCCAATAGGAGGGCCGTGCACTGGCCACGTGACTCTCGGGAGCCGATCACTTTCTGAGTTTTGCTTTCATCGATCGCGCCCGGCTCCCTTATTTGCCGTCGTAGAAGTGCGAAACTACGGCCATCGGGGAGCTGGATTTCACCTCTTGCAAATGATACCAAGATGGCGCCGATCGGTGGGAAAGTTATCGCGCAATTGGCAAAACAGTAAGAGCCTTCCGAGCGTAATTTCTACTAACTTTTTTGCGAGTGGGGGTTACAAAAATAGGTATCAATTTCTAGTCTGAATTTGACTGAAGTACTTCGTGACATGATAAGTGAAGGCGCGAGGAGCACAAAAATGCACACTTTGAAAAACAGACTTTTTGGACAAAATTCGATATTTTAATTGCCGCATCTCCCCTTAACGTTGAAGCGCTGGTGTGTCTCGTTCCCTTCCAGTTTAGTTTTCTCACGACACGCACAATCTCAGTGGACAGCGAAGTAGTTGCCTACTCCCCGCTTTTGGCgcaaatgcagcaaaaacatcCTCTACGGCGTAGGATGGCAGAGTACCCGGTCATTGCCGCAGCTTGGCGCAGCACTTTTACtgcatttacaacacagtttcaAAATTTCTGTGTCAGTTGTGATGGCCTCAGATGGGTCCAGCAGTTTTTCGGCAAATGTCGGGCTAAACCGCGGTTTTGCAGATTTGTATTGGGAGGTAAATATAGTGCTTAATCAcgtataaccctaaaaagtcaggccctattcaTAAGTTTCCAGTCAAGTCGTGTCGAGCAGCTGAACAGCGTCACTCTGAAGGCTCTACAGAAACCACTGAAAACAAGTGCATCGAGGTCCGCAGCTTCTCTATTTGCTAGTGTAGAATACCTCAAAATTTATGAACACCAGGGACAGAAATCTATTCTCTGTTCACAACAAATGCACTTTCAAGACGACtgctttttttaaatgtacAACAATGTGAAAGATGATAGCTACTGAGGAGCAAAACTGCATTATGTGGTTATTATATGTCCCACCCTGCACA includes these proteins:
- the LOC135378239 gene encoding RNA-binding protein 39-like isoform X2; translated protein: MMCCPLLLHWVHLPPHAGWVMCCLPPLVLRQDDVNGRGSSSRTATQSSSQEEPRSSGADKENRHDSKKRRSRSRGRSRSRSRGRHGSRRHSGDRDHGRSRRSRSRSRERRHRRSRSRSRDRRRPPPPPRGRSRSRSKERHRRRSPSPKKRPMLEETTPEERDMRTVFCMQLSQRIRARDLEEFFSSVGKVRDVRMIMDNKTRRSKGIAYVEFQDVDSVPLAMGLSGQKLYGVPIIVQPTQAERNRAAANATTLQRGTVGPMRLYVGSLHFNITEEMLRGIFEPFGKIDKIELIRDMETNRSKGYGFITFHDAEDAKKALEQLNGFELAGRPMKVGHVTERTDASQAPSFLDSEELDRSGIDLGATGRLQLMAKLAEGTGFQIPQAAVNALQMNPLGLPGQPQATPTIATQCFMLSNMFDPFTETNPTWDEEIRNDVVEECRKHGGALHVYVDKASPEGHVYVKCPTISSAVASVNALHGRWFAGRIITAAYVPVLSYHGLFPDSATATALM
- the LOC135378239 gene encoding RNA-binding protein 39-like isoform X1, which translates into the protein MMCCPLLLHWVHLPPHAGWVMCCLPPLVLRQDDVNGRGSSSRTATQSSSQEEPRSSGADKENRHDSKKRRSRSRGRSRSRSRGRHGSRRHSGDRDHGRSRRSRSRSRERRHRRSRSRSRDRRRPPPPPRGRSRSRSKERHRRRSPSPKKRDDKVSPFGSRPQRPMLEETTPEERDMRTVFCMQLSQRIRARDLEEFFSSVGKVRDVRMIMDNKTRRSKGIAYVEFQDVDSVPLAMGLSGQKLYGVPIIVQPTQAERNRAAANATTLQRGTVGPMRLYVGSLHFNITEEMLRGIFEPFGKIDKIELIRDMETNRSKGYGFITFHDAEDAKKALEQLNGFELAGRPMKVGHVTERTDASQAPSFLDSEELDRSGIDLGATGRLQLMAKLAEGTGFQIPQAAVNALQMNPLGLPGQPQATPTIATQCFMLSNMFDPFTETNPTWDEEIRNDVVEECRKHGGALHVYVDKASPEGHVYVKCPTISSAVASVNALHGRWFAGRIITAAYVPVLSYHGLFPDSATATALM
- the LOC135378239 gene encoding RNA-binding protein 39-like isoform X3, with translation MADDFDVEALLEAPFRKDDVNGRGSSSRTATQSSSQEEPRSSGADKENRHDSKKRRSRSRGRSRSRSRGRHGSRRHSGDRDHGRSRRSRSRSRERRHRRSRSRSRDRRRPPPPPRGRSRSRSKERHRRRSPSPKKRDDKVSPFGSRPQRPMLEETTPEERDMRTVFCMQLSQRIRARDLEEFFSSVGKVRDVRMIMDNKTRRSKGIAYVEFQDVDSVPLAMGLSGQKLYGVPIIVQPTQAERNRAAANATTLQRGTVGPMRLYVGSLHFNITEEMLRGIFEPFGKIDKIELIRDMETNRSKGYGFITFHDAEDAKKALEQLNGFELAGRPMKVGHVTERTDASQAPSFLDSEELDRSGIDLGATGRLQLMAKLAEGTGFQIPQAAVNALQMNPLGLPGQPQATPTIATQCFMLSNMFDPFTETNPTWDEEIRNDVVEECRKHGGALHVYVDKASPEGHVYVKCPTISSAVASVNALHGRWFAGRIITAAYVPVLSYHGLFPDSATATALM